One Scomber scombrus chromosome 4, fScoSco1.1, whole genome shotgun sequence genomic region harbors:
- the vamp5 gene encoding vesicle-associated membrane protein 5 yields the protein MENGNSRLKQTQDDVEEVKVIMLDNLNKADERHAKLGELEDRADVLLEKSKGFEKKTHQVKQQKMWENKKVKVIVAVIAATVAVVIIAVVISYSV from the exons ATG GAGAATGGAAATAGCCGCCTGAAGCAGACCCAGgatgatgtggaggaggtgaaggtCATCATGCTGGACAACCTGAACAAGGCTGATGAGAGACATGCCAAACTGGGTGAACTGGAGGACAGAGCTGATGTGCTGCTGGAAAAG agtAAAGGCTTTGAAAAGAAAACCCACCAAGTGAAGCAACAGAAAATGTGGGAGAACAAGAAGGTGAAGGTGATCGTTGCTGTCATCGCAGCGACAGTGGCGGTCGTCATTATTGCAGTCGTGATCTCCTACAGTGTTTGA